A single window of Nematostella vectensis chromosome 4, jaNemVect1.1, whole genome shotgun sequence DNA harbors:
- the LOC116616170 gene encoding cytosolic carboxypeptidase-like protein 5 isoform X2, producing MEERIGSLTFFSNFDSGNLAKVERVKHDDESSDKEDNNSASFPVPDYEFNAWTWPDAVGTEYENLNRTWFYFGVKGGVPGRVLKINMMNLNRQGKLYNQGMSPFVKVVPGKGKWERIRDRPTFETVEGQFRLSFTYRFPDQRNSVHYFAFCYPYSYAELQSRLESLDKTYSLCKQLTPESPKTSIYYHCELLCKSLDELRVDLITLTSCKGMLNEREERLKSLFPDENTPRPHKFKGKKVFFLSARVHPGETPSSFVFEGFLDFLLRTDDPRAAALRDQYIFKMIPMLNPDGVKRGHYRTDPRGVNLNRVYLDPDPTLHPSIFAARSVILYHHNSNGNPPPSCTCGTTNGNTESPVIEEKTVACVGECDDVMVERLPPDGMESTQNGAAFDPADIAEINGSGTHVKSETLRTSGDGDDKDSIETNNPANNSKVDGKEDLSEEAKKLGELSIEESKKEMNDNDMKSESTDGGILTHDSESKICMACTTSPSEEQKEGKLMYYVDLHGHASKRGCFIYANFMENEENYVNTILYPKLVSMNSANFDFTGCVFTEKNMYSKDKRDGMSKEGSGRVGIYKATSIIHSYTLECNYNSGRMLNAVPPATCDSGRATPPPPPGFPPKFTTEIYEEVGRALAIAALDMNNTNPWSRLPMSEFGSVEGVRNWVRRFIKSAKNAPSFPKRLNRAVAKTSSIVAGATATTRQKIGLKSSSSSDVTSDGLSPAAQKITERMTQGINARKEAAKKSDDLKPPKRVQALSVPRRFSQPAKSSQSATSTESNSSTSGGALSDSHTVNNVTTIRSQLIKKDQTRVSMELPKTGPSLRVPRANPPALATCMKALSCPADIRLGGSTAEIHSHLAEFPLRKMAATRRTGGSSASDEDKKKKGTKVMRKNGRKKSLSDRPITDSSYLIPTPSKPSARGSEQVVNLPLRKLSDVRKKSGGRPLLQRSNSNNTTIKHPSVACEVIDITELPRTSHNASPAVAYWVDT from the exons ATGGAAGAAAGAATTGGTTCTCTTACATTTTTCTCTAATTTCGATTCAGGAAATTTGGCAAAAGTTGAACGAGTGAAACATGATGATGAATCAAGTGATAAGGAAGACAACAATAGCGCATCATTTCCCGTCCCCGATTACGAATTCAACGCGTGGACCTGGCCTGATGCTGTCGGAACGGAGTATGAGAACCTTAACAGAACTTGGTTTTATTTCGGAGTCAAAGGAGGCGTCCCCGGCCGCGTTTTGAAGATTAATATGATGAATTTAAATCGACAAGGGAAGCTTTATAATCAGGGAATGAGCCCGTTTGTCAAAGTTGTGCCGGGAAAAGGAAAGTGGGAAAGAATCCGAGACAGGCCGACATTTGAG ACTGTGGAAGGTCAGTTCCGCTTGTCTTTCACCTATCGCTTTCCAGACCAAAGAAACTCAGTTCATTATTTCGCATTCTGTTATCCCTACTCATACGCCGAGCTCCAAAGTAGACTAGAGAGCTTGGATAAGACCTACTCACTATGTAAACAGCTCACCCCAGAGTCACCCAAGACCTCAATATACTATCACTGCGAGCTACTATGCAAGTCTCTGGATGAGTTAAGGGTTGATCTTATTACATTGACTTCATGCAAAGGGATGTTGAATGAACGAGAAGAGCGGCTTAAATCTCTTTTTCCAGATGAAAATACACCAAGGCCACACAAGTTTAAAGGGAAGAAG GTGTTCTTTCTCAGTGCAAGAGTACATCCCGGTGAGACCCCATCTAGTTTTGTCTTTGAAGGTTTTCTAGATTTCCTGTTACGCACAGATGACCCTCGTGCCGCTGCTCTTAGAGATCAGTACATCTTCAAAATGATACCAATGCTTAACCCTGATGGAGTGAAGCGGGGACATTACCGCACAGACCCCAGGGGTGTAAACCTCAACAGGGTTTACCTAGACCCTGATCCCACCCTGCACCCTTCAATATTTGCCGCTAGATCAGTTATCTTGTACCATCACAACTCTAATGGAAACCCACCTCCAAGCTGTACCTGTGGTACAACAAATGGCAACACTGAGAGTCCAGTTATTGAGGAGAAAACCGTTGCTTGTGTGGGGGAATGTGATGATGTTATGGTAGAAAGGTTGCCCCCAGATGGGATGGAAAGCACACAAAATGGTGCGGCATTTGATCCTGCTGATATTGCAGAAATAAATGGGTCTGGGACACATGTAAAGAGTGAGACTTTGAGGACATCTggagatggtgatgataaagatTCTATAGAAACAAACAATCCTGCTAACAACTCCAAAGTTGATGGCAAAGAAGATTTATCTGAAGAAGCTAAAAAATTGGGTGAATTATCTATAGAAGAGagcaaaaaagaaatgaatgataatgatatgaaGTCAGAGTCAACAGATGGTGGAATCCTCACTCATGATTCAGAAAGCAAGATTTGCATGGCATGCACAACATCGCCAAGTGAAGAGCAAAAAGAAGGCAAACTAATGTACTATGTAGATCTACATGGACACGCCTCTAAAAGAGGGTGCTTCATTTATGCCAACTTTATGGAGAATGAGGAGAATTATGTCAACACAATACTGTACCCCAAATTAGTGTCCATGAACTCAGCTAACTTTGATTTTACCGGCTGTGTATTTACTGAGAAGAATATGTATAGTAAGGACAAGAGAGATGGTATGTCTAAAGAGGGAAGCGGCCGTGTTGGCATCTACAAGGCCACATCTATTATCCACAG TTATACATTGGAATGTAACTACAACAGTGGTCGCATGTTGAATGCTGTCCCGCCTGCCACCTGTGATAGTGGCAGGGCCACGCCACCGCCTCCCCCAGGCTTCCCTCCTAAATTCACCACAGAGATCTATGAGGAG GTGGGTAGAGCATTGGCCATCGCTGCGCTAGATATGAATAACACCAACCCCTGGTCCCGCTTGCCTATGAGTGAGTTTGGCTCAGTGGAGGGGGTAAGAAACTGGGTACGGCGGTTCATCAAAAGTGCCAAGAATGCTCCGTCATTCCCTAAACGACTCAACAGGGCAGTAGCTAAAACATCCAG TATTGTTGCCGGAGCGACAGCCACAACCCGACAGAAGATTGGCTTGAAGAGCTCCTCTTCCAGTGATGTGACTAGTGATGGCTTGTCTCCTGCTGCTCAGAAGATCACAGAGCGGATGACTCAGGGAATTAACGCTAGAAAAGAAGCTG CCAAAAAGAGTGACGACCTAAAGCCTCCCAAGCGCGTCCAGGCACTTTCAGTACCGCGACGTTTCTCCCAGCCTGCTAAATCCTCACAAAGTGCAACCTCCACCGAGAGTAACTCCTCGACAAGCGGAGGTGCATTGTCTGACTCGCACACCGTAAATAATGTCACAACAATCAGAAGCCAA TTGATCAAAAAAGACCAGACTAGAGTGTCAATGGAGCTACCAAAAACG GGCCCATCATTGCGTGTCCCGCGGGCGAACCCGCCAGCCCTCGCGACGTGCATGAAAGCGCTCTCCTGCCCTGCTGATATACGCCTTGG CGGTAGCACTGCAGAGATCCATAGCCACTTGGCCGAGTTCCCGTTgcgtaaaatggcggccacGCGACGAACTGGAGGCAGTAGCGCTAGTGACGAGgacaagaagaaaaaaggcACCAAGGTCATGAGGAAAAACGGACGGAAGAAAAGCCTATCAG atcgtccgatcaccgataGCTCATACCTCATACCTACGCCATCCAAGCCGTCAGCAAG gggtagcgAGCAAGTGGTCAACCTACCCTTGCGCAAGTTGTCCGATGTGCGAAAGAAATCGGGAGGACGACCTCTCCTGCAGAGATCCAACTCCAACAACACGACG ATTAAACACCCCAGCGTAGCGTGCGAGGTGATCGACATCACGGAACTTCCGCGTACGTCACACAACGCCAGTCCTGCTGTCGCCTACTGG GTGGACACGTGA
- the LOC116616170 gene encoding cytosolic carboxypeptidase-like protein 5 isoform X1, translated as MEERIGSLTFFSNFDSGNLAKVERVKHDDESSDKEDNNSASFPVPDYEFNAWTWPDAVGTEYENLNRTWFYFGVKGGVPGRVLKINMMNLNRQGKLYNQGMSPFVKVVPGKGKWERIRDRPTFETVEGQFRLSFTYRFPDQRNSVHYFAFCYPYSYAELQSRLESLDKTYSLCKQLTPESPKTSIYYHCELLCKSLDELRVDLITLTSCKGMLNEREERLKSLFPDENTPRPHKFKGKKVFFLSARVHPGETPSSFVFEGFLDFLLRTDDPRAAALRDQYIFKMIPMLNPDGVKRGHYRTDPRGVNLNRVYLDPDPTLHPSIFAARSVILYHHNSNGNPPPSCTCGTTNGNTESPVIEEKTVACVGECDDVMVERLPPDGMESTQNGAAFDPADIAEINGSGTHVKSETLRTSGDGDDKDSIETNNPANNSKVDGKEDLSEEAKKLGELSIEESKKEMNDNDMKSESTDGGILTHDSESKICMACTTSPSEEQKEGKLMYYVDLHGHASKRGCFIYANFMENEENYVNTILYPKLVSMNSANFDFTGCVFTEKNMYSKDKRDGMSKEGSGRVGIYKATSIIHSYTLECNYNSGRMLNAVPPATCDSGRATPPPPPGFPPKFTTEIYEEVGRALAIAALDMNNTNPWSRLPMSEFGSVEGVRNWVRRFIKSAKNAPSFPKRLNRAVAKTSSIVAGATATTRQKIGLKSSSSSDVTSDGLSPAAQKITERMTQGINARKEAAKKSDDLKPPKRVQALSVPRRFSQPAKSSQSATSTESNSSTSGGALSDSHTVNNVTTIRSQLIKKDQTRVSMELPKTGPSLRVPRANPPALATCMKALSCPADIRLGGSTAEIHSHLAEFPLRKMAATRRTGGSSASDEDKKKKGTKVMRKNGRKKSLSDRPITDSSYLIPTPSKPSARGSEQVVNLPLRKLSDVRKKSGGRPLLQRSNSNNTTIKHPSVACEVIDITELPRTSHNASPAVAYWVDT; from the exons ATGGAAGAAAGAATTGGTTCTCTTACATTTTTCTCTAATTTCGATTCAGGAAATTTGGCAAAAGTTGAACGAGTGAAACATGATGATGAATCAAGTGATAAGGAAGACAACAATAGCGCATCATTTCCCGTCCCCGATTACGAATTCAACGCGTGGACCTGGCCTGATGCTGTCGGAACGGAGTATGAGAACCTTAACAGAACTTGGTTTTATTTCGGAGTCAAAGGAGGCGTCCCCGGCCGCGTTTTGAAGATTAATATGATGAATTTAAATCGACAAGGGAAGCTTTATAATCAGGGAATGAGCCCGTTTGTCAAAGTTGTGCCGGGAAAAGGAAAGTGGGAAAGAATCCGAGACAGGCCGACATTTGAG ACTGTGGAAGGTCAGTTCCGCTTGTCTTTCACCTATCGCTTTCCAGACCAAAGAAACTCAGTTCATTATTTCGCATTCTGTTATCCCTACTCATACGCCGAGCTCCAAAGTAGACTAGAGAGCTTGGATAAGACCTACTCACTATGTAAACAGCTCACCCCAGAGTCACCCAAGACCTCAATATACTATCACTGCGAGCTACTATGCAAGTCTCTGGATGAGTTAAGGGTTGATCTTATTACATTGACTTCATGCAAAGGGATGTTGAATGAACGAGAAGAGCGGCTTAAATCTCTTTTTCCAGATGAAAATACACCAAGGCCACACAAGTTTAAAGGGAAGAAG GTGTTCTTTCTCAGTGCAAGAGTACATCCCGGTGAGACCCCATCTAGTTTTGTCTTTGAAGGTTTTCTAGATTTCCTGTTACGCACAGATGACCCTCGTGCCGCTGCTCTTAGAGATCAGTACATCTTCAAAATGATACCAATGCTTAACCCTGATGGAGTGAAGCGGGGACATTACCGCACAGACCCCAGGGGTGTAAACCTCAACAGGGTTTACCTAGACCCTGATCCCACCCTGCACCCTTCAATATTTGCCGCTAGATCAGTTATCTTGTACCATCACAACTCTAATGGAAACCCACCTCCAAGCTGTACCTGTGGTACAACAAATGGCAACACTGAGAGTCCAGTTATTGAGGAGAAAACCGTTGCTTGTGTGGGGGAATGTGATGATGTTATGGTAGAAAGGTTGCCCCCAGATGGGATGGAAAGCACACAAAATGGTGCGGCATTTGATCCTGCTGATATTGCAGAAATAAATGGGTCTGGGACACATGTAAAGAGTGAGACTTTGAGGACATCTggagatggtgatgataaagatTCTATAGAAACAAACAATCCTGCTAACAACTCCAAAGTTGATGGCAAAGAAGATTTATCTGAAGAAGCTAAAAAATTGGGTGAATTATCTATAGAAGAGagcaaaaaagaaatgaatgataatgatatgaaGTCAGAGTCAACAGATGGTGGAATCCTCACTCATGATTCAGAAAGCAAGATTTGCATGGCATGCACAACATCGCCAAGTGAAGAGCAAAAAGAAGGCAAACTAATGTACTATGTAGATCTACATGGACACGCCTCTAAAAGAGGGTGCTTCATTTATGCCAACTTTATGGAGAATGAGGAGAATTATGTCAACACAATACTGTACCCCAAATTAGTGTCCATGAACTCAGCTAACTTTGATTTTACCGGCTGTGTATTTACTGAGAAGAATATGTATAGTAAGGACAAGAGAGATGGTATGTCTAAAGAGGGAAGCGGCCGTGTTGGCATCTACAAGGCCACATCTATTATCCACAG TTATACATTGGAATGTAACTACAACAGTGGTCGCATGTTGAATGCTGTCCCGCCTGCCACCTGTGATAGTGGCAGGGCCACGCCACCGCCTCCCCCAGGCTTCCCTCCTAAATTCACCACAGAGATCTATGAGGAG GTGGGTAGAGCATTGGCCATCGCTGCGCTAGATATGAATAACACCAACCCCTGGTCCCGCTTGCCTATGAGTGAGTTTGGCTCAGTGGAGGGGGTAAGAAACTGGGTACGGCGGTTCATCAAAAGTGCCAAGAATGCTCCGTCATTCCCTAAACGACTCAACAGGGCAGTAGCTAAAACATCCAG TATTGTTGCCGGAGCGACAGCCACAACCCGACAGAAGATTGGCTTGAAGAGCTCCTCTTCCAGTGATGTGACTAGTGATGGCTTGTCTCCTGCTGCTCAGAAGATCACAGAGCGGATGACTCAGGGAATTAACGCTAGAAAAGAAGCTG CCAAAAAGAGTGACGACCTAAAGCCTCCCAAGCGCGTCCAGGCACTTTCAGTACCGCGACGTTTCTCCCAGCCTGCTAAATCCTCACAAAGTGCAACCTCCACCGAGAGTAACTCCTCGACAAGCGGAGGTGCATTGTCTGACTCGCACACCGTAAATAATGTCACAACAATCAGAAGCCAA TTGATCAAAAAAGACCAGACTAGAGTGTCAATGGAGCTACCAAAAACG GGCCCATCATTGCGTGTCCCGCGGGCGAACCCGCCAGCCCTCGCGACGTGCATGAAAGCGCTCTCCTGCCCTGCTGATATACGCCTTGG CGGTAGCACTGCAGAGATCCATAGCCACTTGGCCGAGTTCCCGTTgcgtaaaatggcggccacGCGACGAACTGGAGGCAGTAGCGCTAGTGACGAGgacaagaagaaaaaaggcACCAAGGTCATGAGGAAAAACGGACGGAAGAAAAGCCTATCAG atcgtccgatcaccgataGCTCATACCTCATACCTACGCCATCCAAGCCGTCAGCAAG gggtagcgAGCAAGTGGTCAACCTACCCTTGCGCAAGTTGTCCGATGTGCGAAAGAAATCGGGAGGACGACCTCTCCTGCAGAGATCCAACTCCAACAACACGACG ATTAAACACCCCAGCGTAGCGTGCGAGGTGATCGACATCACGGAACTTCCGCGTACGTCACACAACGCCAGTCCTGCTGTCGCCTACTGGGTGGACACGTGA